A single genomic interval of Fructobacillus americanaquae harbors:
- a CDS encoding DNA/RNA non-specific endonuclease has translation MNGFFAMLFFVSLIWLMVEWVKNKRAGLKLQKRGKRLLVVTLAFFVIVLGTAPTNQSQADDKQKVKKSATTTSQSKKKSSTSGSAVSNQSSSANVDHKQQTASGLLAFTGKRQMVMGNLDQLGRATYSHIQLQDKDEPKVKRAAKLKYNPVGWHNFKFYYGDGTKQAWVMNRGHLVGYQFSGLNDEPKNLVPETAWMNAGDYQGMNDSNQDSMLFYEKRLDSWLANHPNYWLDYQVTPIYQGDELIPRQVKLDYVGLDSSGKMLAIKLGSDKESTDHNGVTHVVLDNSTPNGTIDYASGRATNTVAKAGTSSPTQKSESDSSTTKKQEQSTAEPAVQSTQPDQGNSGESDRTVYVTGGGKSDVYWYSTASMPARTNKNNIITMTEAQAKAQGKRASLK, from the coding sequence ATGAATGGATTTTTTGCCATGCTATTTTTCGTGTCCCTGATTTGGCTAATGGTCGAATGGGTGAAAAATAAGCGAGCAGGGTTAAAGTTGCAAAAGCGTGGTAAGCGGCTGCTGGTCGTAACACTGGCTTTTTTTGTAATTGTTTTGGGAACGGCACCTACCAATCAATCACAGGCTGATGACAAGCAAAAGGTTAAAAAATCAGCTACAACGACATCGCAGTCAAAGAAGAAGTCTTCTACTTCAGGTAGTGCTGTAAGTAATCAAAGTTCGAGTGCCAATGTTGACCATAAACAGCAAACGGCTAGTGGCCTCTTAGCCTTTACCGGTAAGCGGCAAATGGTCATGGGTAACTTAGATCAATTGGGTCGAGCAACTTATTCTCATATTCAATTGCAGGATAAGGATGAACCAAAAGTAAAGCGGGCAGCAAAATTAAAGTACAATCCTGTTGGATGGCATAATTTTAAGTTTTATTATGGTGATGGGACCAAGCAGGCTTGGGTCATGAATCGTGGTCATTTGGTTGGCTACCAATTTAGTGGCTTGAATGATGAGCCTAAGAACTTAGTACCAGAAACGGCTTGGATGAATGCTGGTGATTACCAGGGAATGAACGATAGCAATCAGGATTCGATGCTTTTTTATGAAAAGCGTCTTGATTCTTGGTTGGCTAACCATCCCAATTATTGGCTAGATTATCAAGTAACGCCAATTTACCAGGGGGATGAATTGATTCCCCGTCAGGTCAAGTTGGATTATGTTGGTTTAGACAGCTCGGGTAAGATGCTTGCGATTAAGTTGGGGTCTGATAAAGAATCAACTGATCATAATGGTGTTACCCATGTCGTTTTGGATAATAGTACACCAAATGGGACGATTGATTACGCTAGTGGACGAGCAACAAATACAGTTGCTAAGGCCGGTACGAGTTCTCCAACACAGAAAAGTGAGTCAGATTCCTCAACGACCAAAAAGCAGGAACAGAGTACAGCGGAACCTGCTGTGCAATCCACCCAGCCTGATCAAGGTAATAGTGGTGAATCTGATAGAACAGTTTATGTCACTGGTGGTGGCAAGTCAGACGTATACTGGTATAGTACCGCGTCAATGCCAGCACGCACTAATAAGAACAATATTATTACGATGACCGAAGCTCAGGCGAAAGCACAGGGGAAGCGTGCCTCGTTAAAGTAG
- a CDS encoding DUF805 domain-containing protein: protein MTMGAAFKSFWKNYFNFTGTATRAEYWWMVLLGSILTILWIVATIFFAVVAGLSPIQENLNIWHWLMTLSGGLIAWLVISALIFLAVLIPALSLEVRRIRDTGLNAVLVWIVFAIDILSDGFGSNGALNDIVSLLILLIMVFPTDKLANVRMIGKNQR from the coding sequence ATGACTATGGGCGCTGCTTTCAAAAGCTTTTGGAAAAACTATTTTAATTTTACTGGAACTGCAACTAGAGCAGAATATTGGTGGATGGTTTTACTTGGATCTATTTTGACAATCCTTTGGATAGTTGCCACCATTTTTTTTGCGGTTGTGGCCGGGCTGTCACCAATTCAGGAAAATCTCAATATCTGGCATTGGTTAATGACTTTATCAGGGGGACTCATCGCCTGGTTAGTTATCTCAGCGTTGATTTTTTTGGCGGTTTTGATTCCTGCTTTATCATTAGAGGTCCGTCGTATAAGAGATACGGGGTTGAATGCAGTCCTGGTTTGGATTGTTTTTGCCATCGATATCTTGTCTGATGGTTTTGGCTCAAACGGAGCGTTGAACGATATTGTGTCCTTGCTAATCTTGTTGATCATGGTCTTTCCAACCGATAAGTTAGCGAACGTTCGAATGATTGGTAAAAATCAGCGATAA
- a CDS encoding amino acid ABC transporter ATP-binding protein produces MSMIEFKNVQKYYGDFHALHDVNLKIDAGETVVLIGPSGSGKSTLIRTVNGLEEIEDGQLIVDGQDLHDPKTDINKIRRDVGMVFQHFNLYNNKTALENIMLAPRLVLGREEAENKRIAMELLEKVGLADKANNMPSALSGGQKQRIAIARSLAMKPKALLFDEPTSALDPEMIGDVLDVMRDIAKDSSMTLLVVTHEMGFAKAVADRVIFMADGRILEDNSTASFFENPQEPRAKKFLSQVEHH; encoded by the coding sequence ATGTCAATGATCGAATTCAAAAATGTACAAAAGTACTATGGTGACTTTCATGCCCTTCATGACGTCAATTTAAAAATTGATGCGGGTGAGACTGTTGTCTTAATTGGCCCTTCTGGGTCAGGAAAGTCGACTTTGATTCGAACCGTCAACGGTTTAGAAGAAATCGAAGACGGGCAGTTGATTGTGGATGGTCAAGACCTTCACGACCCCAAAACTGACATTAATAAAATCCGTCGAGATGTCGGAATGGTTTTCCAACACTTTAATTTGTATAACAATAAAACAGCGTTAGAGAACATCATGTTGGCACCGCGTTTAGTTTTGGGTCGGGAAGAAGCCGAAAACAAGCGAATTGCAATGGAGCTGCTCGAAAAAGTTGGTTTGGCTGACAAAGCAAACAACATGCCATCTGCCTTGTCAGGTGGTCAAAAGCAACGGATTGCCATTGCTCGGTCTTTGGCAATGAAGCCAAAGGCGCTCTTGTTCGATGAACCAACCTCTGCATTGGATCCCGAAATGATTGGGGATGTTTTGGATGTTATGCGTGATATCGCTAAAGACTCATCCATGACTTTGTTGGTGGTGACTCACGAAATGGGCTTTGCCAAGGCGGTAGCCGATCGGGTCATCTTTATGGCCGACGGTCGCATTCTGGAAGATAATTCGACAGCTAGTTTCTTTGAAAACCCTCAAGAACCGCGGGCGAAGAAGTTCTTAAGCCAGGTGGAACACCACTAA
- a CDS encoding transporter substrate-binding domain-containing protein: protein MEKAKKRRFGLIATIILALAIVFGLFWAQQTVAQNAKHQDTLTRVKKSGKIVWGIKADTKLFGLMDTKTGQSEGFDVDMAKAVTKQISKQLGEKLTPSFVTVSTASKIQLLKNTNIDGVFGVMTITPERAKIVDFSQPYFPAGQSLLVKKDSGIKSVNDLNDPSKTVLVVVGTTAAQNIKKFAPKAKTIALQDYASAMQALKAGQGQAISTDNAILYGLATENPDYQVVGGTLTNGPYGAAFDHDQKPMVDQVNQAINTMKKNGVYNQLIKKWFGQVPGLDWHDLEVHE from the coding sequence ATGGAAAAGGCAAAGAAGCGCCGCTTTGGGTTAATCGCGACCATTATTTTAGCCCTGGCGATTGTTTTCGGTCTATTCTGGGCGCAACAAACAGTGGCTCAGAATGCCAAGCACCAGGATACCCTCACTCGGGTAAAGAAGAGTGGCAAGATTGTCTGGGGAATCAAAGCTGATACTAAGTTGTTTGGTTTGATGGACACAAAGACTGGTCAATCTGAAGGATTCGATGTCGATATGGCCAAGGCCGTCACCAAGCAAATTAGTAAGCAATTGGGCGAAAAGTTGACACCATCCTTTGTGACGGTTTCAACCGCTTCCAAGATTCAATTACTAAAGAATACCAACATCGATGGTGTCTTTGGTGTCATGACGATTACCCCAGAACGGGCAAAAATTGTTGACTTCAGTCAACCATATTTCCCTGCGGGTCAGTCACTTTTGGTTAAGAAAGATTCGGGTATCAAGTCAGTGAATGATTTGAACGATCCAAGTAAGACTGTTTTGGTGGTTGTCGGAACAACCGCTGCACAAAACATTAAGAAGTTTGCACCGAAGGCCAAGACAATTGCCTTGCAGGACTATGCCTCAGCCATGCAGGCATTGAAGGCCGGTCAAGGACAAGCTATATCAACCGATAATGCTATATTGTACGGTTTGGCTACAGAAAATCCAGACTACCAGGTTGTGGGTGGTACGTTGACTAACGGTCCTTATGGGGCGGCCTTTGATCATGATCAAAAGCCAATGGTTGACCAAGTGAATCAGGCAATCAACACCATGAAGAAAAACGGTGTTTACAATCAATTAATCAAGAAGTGGTTTGGCCAAGTACCCGGTTTGGATTGGCATGATTTGGAGGTGCACGAATGA